The Leucobacter sp. UCMA 4100 genome window below encodes:
- the ehuA gene encoding ectoine/hydroxyectoine ABC transporter ATP-binding protein EhuA: protein MTIANGETPAIHFDGVEKRFGDHVVLKGLDFSVRKGDRVTLIGPSGSGKTTILRLVMTLEEANGGYIYIDGKPLTHREVNGKRVELKEKHKNEMRKRIGMVFQQFNLFPNMTVLENIIEAPVHVLGVPKAKAKAHAYELLEKVGLPDKADAHPSQLSGGQQQRVAIARALAMDPEILLLDEVTSALDPEVVGEVLGILTDIARDTDVTMLIVTHEIQFAREVSNRVLMFDNGSIVEEGDPETLFNNPKEHRTREFLSAVL, encoded by the coding sequence ATTACGATTGCCAACGGCGAGACGCCCGCGATCCACTTCGATGGCGTCGAGAAGCGCTTTGGCGACCACGTCGTGCTCAAGGGGCTCGACTTCTCAGTGCGCAAGGGCGACCGGGTCACGCTCATCGGCCCCTCGGGCTCGGGTAAGACGACCATTCTGCGGCTCGTCATGACGCTCGAAGAGGCAAACGGTGGGTACATTTACATCGACGGCAAGCCACTCACCCACCGCGAGGTGAACGGCAAGCGCGTCGAGCTCAAAGAGAAGCACAAGAACGAGATGCGAAAGCGCATCGGGATGGTGTTTCAGCAGTTCAACCTGTTCCCGAACATGACCGTGCTCGAGAACATTATCGAGGCGCCCGTGCACGTGCTCGGGGTGCCGAAGGCGAAGGCTAAAGCACACGCCTACGAGCTGCTTGAGAAGGTCGGTTTGCCCGACAAAGCCGATGCGCACCCCTCGCAACTTTCGGGCGGGCAGCAGCAGCGCGTCGCGATTGCGCGAGCGCTCGCGATGGACCCAGAGATTCTGTTGCTCGATGAGGTCACGAGTGCGCTCGACCCCGAGGTCGTGGGCGAGGTGCTCGGTATTCTCACTGATATCGCGCGCGACACCGATGTCACCATGCTCATCGTGACGCACGAGATCCAGTTTGCACGCGAGGTTTCAAACCGCGTGCTGATGTTCGATAACGGCAGCATCGTTGAAGAGGGCGATCCTGAAACCCTCTTCAATAATCCAAAAGAGCACCGCACGAGAGAGTTTCTCTCGGCGGTGCTCTAA
- the ehuD gene encoding ectoine/hydroxyectoine ABC transporter permease subunit EhuD: MQDALWNWDYALEALPILLGAFVKVTLLVTVLGSVIAALLGLVIAVTRRSAPRPIALALGFVVNFIRMTPIVVQLLFVYYAFSSVSPLTLGVIVFGVHYATYMAESYRAGIEAVPAGQWEASTALSMSRGRTWWAVIIPQAIRSTLPSLGNYVIAMFKDTPFLMAITVTELVRAAQLFGGQHFRYIEAITIAGVIFLLASYPTSLVIGRMEKRLVNNA; this comes from the coding sequence ATGCAAGACGCACTCTGGAACTGGGACTACGCGCTCGAAGCGCTACCCATCTTGCTCGGCGCCTTTGTGAAGGTGACCCTTCTCGTCACGGTGCTCGGCAGTGTGATTGCTGCGCTGCTCGGTCTCGTGATCGCTGTCACGAGGCGAAGCGCGCCTCGCCCCATCGCGCTCGCGCTCGGTTTTGTCGTGAATTTCATACGTATGACCCCGATCGTTGTGCAGTTGCTGTTCGTCTATTACGCCTTTTCGAGCGTCTCACCGCTCACTCTCGGCGTGATCGTGTTTGGGGTGCACTACGCCACCTACATGGCCGAGAGCTATCGCGCGGGCATCGAAGCGGTTCCCGCGGGGCAGTGGGAGGCGAGCACGGCACTCAGCATGTCACGCGGCCGCACCTGGTGGGCCGTCATCATTCCGCAGGCCATCAGAAGCACGCTGCCCTCGCTGGGCAACTACGTGATCGCGATGTTTAAAGACACCCCCTTTCTCATGGCGATCACCGTCACCGAGCTTGTGCGCGCCGCACAACTGTTCGGCGGCCAGCACTTTCGCTACATCGAAGCGATCACGATCGCCGGCGTGATCTTCTTACTTGCTAGCTACCCGACCTCACTCGTGATCGGGCGAATGGAGAAACGACTTGTCAATAACGCCTAA
- the ehuC gene encoding ectoine/hydroxyectoine ABC transporter permease subunit EhuC: MVENLEALGRAWPRIMEGLGITVTLTLGGALLALIISVVLGLMALSQHGLVRGIARVVIEFFRGTSLVVQLFFLFFVLPLFGYELTPIFVGILGLGLNYGAYGAEVVRGSINAVPSGQWEATTALSMSRFGRMRRVIFPQAWAIMLPSLSNLLVLLLKGTAIVSFITMFDLTASLNKLRIDTNVFFAYTVGLLLYFALAWAFSLVMIMLEARAKQKLGRGKSFGEMLRGSTSKVTAAQDAIRPSNGQGVTK; this comes from the coding sequence CGCTCGGCGGCGCCCTTCTCGCGCTCATCATCTCTGTTGTGCTGGGGCTTATGGCCCTGTCGCAACACGGCCTCGTACGTGGTATTGCTCGTGTGGTCATCGAATTCTTTCGTGGCACCTCGCTTGTCGTGCAGCTCTTCTTTCTCTTCTTTGTGTTGCCGCTGTTCGGCTACGAACTTACGCCGATTTTTGTCGGTATCTTAGGCCTGGGGCTGAACTATGGGGCCTACGGAGCAGAGGTCGTTCGTGGGTCGATCAACGCGGTTCCGAGCGGTCAATGGGAGGCCACGACGGCGCTCAGTATGTCGCGCTTTGGTCGCATGCGTCGCGTGATTTTTCCGCAGGCGTGGGCCATCATGTTGCCTTCGCTCAGTAACCTGCTCGTGCTGCTGCTCAAAGGTACGGCGATTGTGAGCTTCATCACGATGTTTGACCTCACGGCTTCGCTCAACAAGCTGCGCATCGACACGAACGTCTTCTTCGCCTACACGGTTGGCCTGCTGCTCTACTTCGCTCTGGCGTGGGCGTTCAGCCTCGTCATGATTATGCTCGAGGCGCGCGCTAAGCAGAAGCTTGGCCGCGGTAAATCATTCGGCGAAATGCTTCGCGGCTCGACCTCGAAGGTAACCGCCGCACAAGATGCTATTCGCCCCAGCAACGGTCAGGGGGTGACGAAGTAA